One genomic segment of Candidatus Schekmanbacteria bacterium includes these proteins:
- a CDS encoding polysaccharide biosynthesis/export family protein, with translation MYFATAIVVFMAGCGTSNPDIAVNAKATGNTAESSSIQNAAPESDNDLSELLVKDTNYRIGAGDRMFISLWEHPELGTPAVLADKGGTPVEDNGVIFLPVVGEIKVAGLTLGEAREVVTRAYAKYVKNPQVIVSIQNYGSKYFYILGEVKNSGTYEIKHPVSLLQAISIAGGITQTSDLKKAYVIRDNKILPVDFEKLLNNGATGMNIEITTNDFIFIPKKDEKIVYVLGEVKTPGAVKMTNDRINLISAIASSGDFTIFAVKDNIKILRGAVSNPEVITANLSNLRNVEENLEIKNVELEPGDIVYVPDTAIGRVDKILEKIAPVLRTINEGLQPFYIYKLFQNIK, from the coding sequence ATGTATTTTGCCACAGCAATAGTTGTATTCATGGCGGGGTGCGGAACTTCAAATCCGGATATTGCCGTTAATGCGAAAGCTACCGGAAACACTGCTGAATCTTCTTCAATCCAAAATGCTGCTCCTGAGTCGGACAATGACCTCTCAGAGTTGCTTGTAAAAGACACAAATTACCGGATCGGAGCAGGAGACAGAATGTTCATATCCCTGTGGGAGCATCCTGAACTGGGAACCCCGGCAGTTCTTGCTGACAAAGGAGGTACGCCTGTTGAAGACAATGGAGTCATATTTCTTCCCGTTGTTGGAGAAATAAAAGTTGCAGGCCTTACACTCGGAGAGGCAAGGGAAGTTGTAACAAGAGCTTATGCAAAATATGTAAAGAATCCGCAGGTAATAGTAAGCATCCAGAATTATGGAAGCAAATACTTCTATATTCTCGGTGAAGTGAAAAATTCCGGAACTTATGAAATAAAACACCCAGTTTCTCTGCTTCAGGCTATATCAATAGCAGGAGGTATCACACAGACATCTGACCTTAAAAAAGCCTATGTGATAAGGGACAACAAGATACTCCCCGTTGATTTTGAAAAGCTCTTAAACAATGGAGCAACGGGGATGAATATTGAGATAACAACGAACGACTTCATATTCATACCCAAAAAGGATGAAAAGATAGTCTATGTTCTGGGAGAAGTAAAAACTCCCGGAGCAGTAAAAATGACTAATGACAGGATTAATCTTATATCTGCAATAGCATCCTCAGGAGACTTCACTATCTTTGCAGTCAAGGACAATATAAAGATTCTGAGAGGCGCAGTTAGCAACCCGGAGGTAATAACAGCAAACCTGTCAAATCTCAGGAACGTAGAAGAAAACTTAGAGATCAAGAATGTGGAATTAGAGCCAGGCGATATTGTTTATGTTCCTGACACAGCAATTGGAAGAGTTGATAAAATCCTTGAAAAGATTGCACCCGTACTCAGGACTATCAATGAAGGGTTGCAGCCTTTCTATATCTACAAACTCTTCCAGAACATCAAATAA
- a CDS encoding HD-GYP domain-containing protein produces the protein MVRISDLISTDKTNKKEIDKKEEKELSLTDIESKYTSFLSCDRVPASPPKIKENPLVIKKLKSTEPAGHPDQSNIDEVHLNTHSIEMSDLEKIKKEPASNDDLYNRAMDVLGSSLNLYMTSGKIDIDGIASIADDFIRGIREDNSLFVNALFFMSAKFNLIQHQVDVAVFCLKIGMSLGIDEGRLKKLIMGALLHDIGFLKIPESIITKTGDLTNEEKTEIKKHPLISRDIIQNALGDKYAWLSSLVCGEHEKEDGSGYPFGLQGNKIDMLAKIIGICDIYEALTHPRPQRGRMTPFDAVKIIITSFKKAFPREILKALVSELSAFPVGSYVLLNSNKVGRVIEINPLSPLKPKIEILYDSSGEKLSKKEIVDLNRDTLLNITGPVFYEDLH, from the coding sequence ATGGTTAGAATAAGCGACCTTATAAGCACAGATAAAACAAACAAAAAAGAAATTGATAAAAAAGAAGAAAAAGAACTCTCTTTGACTGATATAGAGAGTAAATATACTTCTTTTTTATCATGCGACAGAGTCCCCGCCTCACCTCCGAAGATAAAAGAAAACCCTTTAGTGATAAAAAAACTAAAATCAACGGAGCCTGCTGGCCATCCCGACCAGTCTAACATCGATGAAGTTCACCTTAATACCCACTCCATAGAAATGTCCGACCTTGAAAAAATAAAAAAGGAACCTGCGAGCAACGATGATCTATATAACAGGGCAATGGATGTTCTTGGTTCATCGTTAAATCTCTATATGACCAGCGGGAAAATAGATATTGATGGAATTGCATCCATTGCTGATGATTTTATCAGGGGTATCAGGGAAGACAACTCGCTTTTCGTAAATGCACTTTTTTTCATGTCTGCAAAATTTAACCTTATTCAGCATCAGGTTGATGTTGCCGTGTTCTGTCTTAAGATAGGGATGTCCCTTGGAATCGATGAGGGCAGGCTAAAGAAGCTTATTATGGGAGCGCTTCTTCATGACATAGGGTTTTTAAAAATACCGGAGTCTATCATCACAAAAACAGGCGACTTGACTAACGAAGAAAAAACAGAGATTAAAAAACATCCTCTTATCAGCCGCGATATCATTCAGAATGCCCTCGGTGATAAATATGCATGGCTTTCTTCACTTGTGTGCGGAGAACATGAGAAAGAAGATGGAAGCGGATATCCTTTCGGGCTTCAAGGAAATAAGATTGATATGCTTGCAAAGATTATAGGCATCTGTGATATATATGAAGCGCTTACCCATCCAAGACCCCAGAGAGGGAGGATGACACCTTTTGATGCGGTTAAGATAATAATCACATCTTTTAAAAAAGCATTCCCGAGAGAGATACTTAAAGCCCTGGTAAGCGAACTTTCAGCTTTCCCGGTCGGCAGTTACGTACTTTTAAATTCAAATAAGGTAGGAAGGGTAATTGAGATCAATCCGTTAAGTCCATTGAAACCGAAAATTGAGATCCTATACGATTCTTCCGGCGAGAAGCTTTCCAAAAAAGAGATAGTTGACCTTAACAGGGATACACTGCTTAATATAACAGGCCCAGTTTTTTATGAGGATCTTCACTGA
- a CDS encoding AAA family ATPase, translating to MYEQYFHLKNTPFDNVPDPYYYFPLPGHEEAAKRILYAIESHKGAAMLTGEPGCGKTLLARTIIQALDRGKYEIGMVNNPLLEGVELHREILYQLGINDVPDNKLDILHTLNDYLLENFKMGKDTIVFIDEAHVVKDSVIFEEIRLLLNFQLNERFLLTIILLGQPELKEKIKNIWQLDQRISIKCELKPLTEEEAIAYVSYRLKKSGAQRGIFTEEAIDIIYERSCGVPRLINNICDLALLVGYEKKVETIGSSIINEILNL from the coding sequence TTGTACGAACAATACTTCCATCTTAAGAATACACCCTTTGATAATGTGCCTGACCCTTATTATTATTTCCCATTGCCCGGCCATGAAGAAGCTGCCAAGCGGATTCTTTATGCAATAGAAAGCCATAAGGGAGCTGCGATGCTTACCGGCGAACCTGGCTGCGGGAAAACACTCCTTGCAAGAACAATAATACAGGCTCTGGACAGGGGAAAATATGAAATAGGAATGGTGAACAATCCTTTGCTTGAAGGAGTTGAGCTCCACAGGGAGATTTTATACCAGCTCGGGATAAATGATGTACCGGATAATAAACTTGATATATTGCACACACTCAATGATTATCTCCTCGAAAATTTCAAAATGGGAAAGGATACGATTGTATTCATTGATGAAGCACATGTAGTAAAAGATTCTGTCATATTCGAAGAAATAAGGTTATTATTAAACTTCCAGCTAAATGAAAGATTTCTCCTTACCATTATTCTTCTGGGACAGCCGGAGCTTAAGGAGAAGATAAAAAATATTTGGCAGCTTGATCAGAGAATTTCAATAAAATGCGAGCTTAAACCTCTGACAGAGGAAGAGGCAATAGCATATGTTTCATACAGGCTGAAAAAGAGCGGCGCCCAACGAGGCATTTTTACAGAAGAGGCAATTGACATTATCTATGAAAGAAGCTGCGGCGTGCCACGGCTCATAAACAATATCTGCGATCTTGCTCTTCTGGTGGGCTATGAAAAAAAGGTGGAAACAATTGGCTCCTCAATTATTAACGAGATTCTTAATTTGTAG
- a CDS encoding molybdopterin molybdotransferase MoeA, with amino-acid sequence MISVEEALNQVLEEALPLPSEEVSLMESLGRVCAEDVVASITVPPWDNSAMDGFAVHLSDVLSASEKGPVKLKVIADIPAGKLYGGAVKEGECVRIMTGAPVPSDCDTVIMREVADDKGEFVFIRETAEKGENIREKGEDINVGDIVVHSGKRIEPADIGVMASVQVVRVKVYRQPVVAILSTGDELVDINEKITPGKIVTSNNYALEAQVLESGAVPLQIGIVKDKKDDIESALKKAMEADIILTTGGVSVGDYDFVKEVLDRLGFKKKFWQVAMKPGKPLTFGTLGKSIVFGLPGNPTATMLCFDLIVRPAILKMMGHTSIFRKKVKAESLEDIKKKAGRRHFLRVITRFENGRYVFITTGSQGSGVLTSMTKANSIAIMDEKATLLKKGDVAEVILLDEKI; translated from the coding sequence ATGATTTCCGTAGAAGAAGCATTAAATCAGGTACTTGAGGAAGCACTGCCTCTTCCTTCAGAAGAAGTTTCACTTATGGAATCTCTTGGAAGGGTTTGCGCAGAAGATGTTGTGGCGTCGATAACCGTTCCTCCATGGGATAATTCAGCAATGGATGGTTTTGCAGTTCATTTGTCTGATGTCCTGTCAGCCTCAGAGAAAGGTCCGGTAAAACTTAAAGTCATTGCGGATATTCCTGCAGGGAAACTCTACGGCGGTGCAGTAAAAGAGGGAGAATGCGTCCGTATTATGACAGGGGCGCCGGTACCTTCCGATTGCGATACAGTTATAATGAGAGAAGTAGCGGATGACAAAGGCGAATTTGTATTTATAAGGGAAACAGCGGAGAAAGGTGAGAATATAAGGGAGAAGGGTGAGGATATTAATGTCGGCGACATAGTTGTGCATTCTGGAAAAAGGATTGAGCCTGCTGATATAGGGGTTATGGCTTCTGTTCAGGTCGTTCGCGTCAAAGTTTACCGGCAGCCTGTTGTGGCAATTCTTTCAACCGGGGATGAACTGGTAGATATTAATGAGAAGATAACTCCGGGGAAAATTGTGACAAGCAATAACTATGCGCTTGAAGCACAGGTTTTAGAATCAGGGGCAGTCCCATTACAGATTGGCATAGTAAAAGACAAGAAAGATGACATTGAATCTGCCCTTAAAAAAGCAATGGAGGCTGATATTATTTTAACTACCGGTGGTGTCTCAGTCGGCGATTACGACTTTGTGAAGGAGGTTCTTGACCGCCTTGGGTTTAAAAAGAAATTCTGGCAGGTGGCCATGAAGCCCGGAAAACCGCTCACCTTTGGAACTCTCGGGAAATCAATAGTCTTTGGTCTGCCGGGAAATCCTACGGCCACTATGCTATGCTTTGATCTGATCGTCAGGCCTGCAATTTTAAAAATGATGGGGCATACATCCATATTCAGAAAAAAGGTGAAGGCGGAGAGTCTTGAAGATATAAAAAAGAAAGCAGGAAGAAGACATTTCCTCCGGGTCATAACAAGGTTTGAAAATGGCAGATATGTTTTCATTACAACAGGCTCGCAGGGCTCGGGAGTGCTGACATCAATGACTAAAGCAAACAGCATAGCCATAATGGATGAAAAGGCGACATTGCTTAAAAAAGGGGATGTGGCAGAAGTGATTTTATTAGATGAGAAAATATAA
- the mobB gene encoding molybdopterin-guanine dinucleotide biosynthesis protein B, producing MLPPIVSIVGKSNSGKTTLVEKLLPELVQRGYKVGTIKHHFHPDFDFDIEGKDSWRHKEAGAYQVIVSSPNKMALVRNAEYDAPVSEIREKYGRDLDIIMTEGYKRESFPKIEIFRKGVHETMLCENDDKLVALVTDADLNVDVPKFGLDDAKEIIDFVEEKFLKKKKTSKESSVKLYVDGKDVTLKPFIQKTLKGMIKGYLEGLRDVENAGHIKVEITDETD from the coding sequence ATGTTACCACCTATTGTATCAATCGTAGGAAAATCGAATTCCGGAAAGACAACCCTTGTTGAGAAACTCCTCCCTGAGCTTGTGCAGCGCGGCTATAAGGTGGGCACTATCAAACACCATTTCCATCCTGATTTTGATTTTGATATTGAAGGCAAAGACAGTTGGCGGCACAAGGAGGCCGGAGCATATCAGGTTATAGTTTCATCTCCCAACAAAATGGCGCTTGTACGTAATGCTGAATATGATGCCCCGGTGTCAGAGATAAGGGAAAAATATGGCCGCGACCTGGACATCATCATGACTGAGGGGTACAAGAGGGAGAGCTTCCCAAAGATAGAAATATTCAGGAAGGGTGTCCACGAGACCATGCTCTGTGAGAATGACGACAAGCTTGTCGCCCTTGTGACGGATGCAGATTTGAATGTTGATGTTCCGAAATTCGGCCTTGATGATGCAAAGGAAATAATAGATTTCGTTGAAGAGAAATTTTTAAAGAAGAAAAAAACTTCTAAAGAGAGCTCTGTTAAACTCTATGTTGACGGGAAAGATGTTACGTTGAAGCCTTTTATACAGAAGACGCTTAAAGGGATGATAAAGGGTTATCTTGAAGGGTTAAGAGACGTGGAAAATGCCGGTCACATCAAGGTTGAGATAACAGATGAAACTGATTAG
- a CDS encoding molybdenum cofactor guanylyltransferase: MDFKIPSEWDYKNVYCFILAGGKSTRLGFDKASARIGNESLIELVIRKISPIFENITVITRKDSQIPDMGYKVLYDLMPGSGSLGGIYTGLVRSPSYYNFFFSCDMPFIEPEFIKSMLDEPKNYDILMPRSGKNFEPLHAIYAKGCLPVVRQLLASGVLRIIDLFSKVNVKYIEESQWKKFDKNGKMFHNINTPDDLKLAQEQCLRK, encoded by the coding sequence TTGGATTTTAAAATTCCAAGCGAATGGGATTACAAGAATGTTTACTGTTTCATACTTGCAGGTGGGAAAAGCACAAGGCTTGGTTTTGACAAGGCAAGTGCCCGCATAGGAAATGAATCACTCATTGAACTAGTGATAAGAAAAATAAGCCCTATTTTTGAAAATATAACTGTTATTACAAGGAAGGATAGCCAGATTCCTGATATGGGATATAAGGTTTTGTACGACCTCATGCCAGGTTCAGGTTCCCTTGGCGGCATCTATACAGGGCTTGTGAGATCTCCTTCATATTATAATTTTTTCTTCTCCTGTGATATGCCTTTCATTGAACCTGAATTCATCAAAAGCATGCTTGATGAACCAAAGAATTATGACATACTCATGCCGCGCTCAGGGAAAAACTTCGAGCCTCTTCATGCAATATATGCAAAGGGATGTCTTCCTGTAGTAAGGCAGCTTCTCGCATCAGGGGTATTGCGGATAATAGACCTCTTCTCCAAAGTCAATGTAAAATACATAGAAGAGTCGCAGTGGAAGAAGTTTGATAAGAACGGGAAGATGTTCCATAACATCAACACACCTGACGACTTAAAACTCGCTCAGGAACAATGCCTCAGGAAATGA
- a CDS encoding membrane protein insertion efficiency factor YidD, producing the protein MTRKPYFLFWVAVISLVLIIFSITSTSAQASGLNSPDEFNSKSNGSTANKDDFTISEIVTSPLRSLFLGGLKIYQLGVADIGGSRCGMYPSCSSYGVLAVKKHGGLIGLAMTADRLIHEAEELQTGALVNKGGKVLVYDPLEYNDFWWHKGKNE; encoded by the coding sequence ATGACCAGAAAACCATACTTTCTTTTTTGGGTAGCAGTTATTTCGCTTGTCCTGATTATCTTTTCCATAACTTCAACTTCAGCTCAGGCTTCGGGACTTAACAGCCCCGATGAGTTTAATTCAAAAAGTAATGGATCAACAGCAAACAAAGATGATTTTACAATTTCAGAAATAGTAACATCTCCTCTTCGCTCCCTTTTTCTTGGAGGGCTGAAGATATACCAGTTAGGAGTTGCGGATATCGGTGGCTCGCGCTGCGGGATGTATCCTAGCTGTTCATCCTATGGAGTTCTGGCTGTTAAAAAGCATGGAGGGCTGATTGGACTTGCAATGACTGCTGACAGGCTTATCCATGAGGCAGAGGAACTTCAAACCGGAGCTCTTGTAAATAAGGGAGGAAAAGTTCTTGTCTATGACCCGCTGGAATATAATGATTTCTGGTGGCATAAAGGAAAAAATGAATGA
- a CDS encoding tetratricopeptide repeat protein, with the protein MRVLFHYRVLLIALLFFLSSFSAWAEDVPPADEASRLLNFAGELSKSGDYYRAITEFKRFISYYPEDTRIKDAKLGIGSSYFKAEKWNEAVEAYRDFLKNYPDGKEADDAIYNMAVSFIKMKQMEKVKKLISEVEEKSPEGELLNRLKLLMGKSLVQEGYLDEAERELAKVGSESELRGESERLAAGIKGAENLKLKSPVLAGVMSAVFPGAGQLYAGRKKDAAFSLILNGLFTWGAIESFNRDIYVAGAILSFFELGWYSGNIYNAISDTYKYNNNVRENYFKELSMKDRESSVTNFSRLDTSGILLQVKF; encoded by the coding sequence ATGAGAGTATTATTCCATTATAGAGTTCTGCTCATTGCACTTCTATTTTTTCTAAGTTCCTTCTCTGCATGGGCAGAAGATGTGCCGCCGGCAGATGAAGCTTCAAGACTGCTTAACTTTGCCGGTGAGCTTTCCAAATCAGGAGATTATTACCGTGCTATCACAGAGTTTAAACGCTTCATTTCATATTATCCTGAAGATACCCGCATAAAAGATGCGAAGCTTGGAATTGGAAGCTCTTATTTCAAAGCAGAAAAATGGAATGAGGCAGTAGAGGCTTATCGGGACTTCCTGAAAAATTATCCTGATGGGAAAGAGGCTGACGATGCAATTTATAATATGGCTGTATCTTTTATAAAGATGAAGCAGATGGAAAAAGTAAAAAAGCTTATTTCCGAGGTGGAAGAAAAATCCCCAGAAGGCGAGCTTTTAAACAGGCTTAAACTGCTAATGGGAAAGTCGCTTGTTCAGGAAGGGTATCTTGATGAGGCTGAGCGGGAACTTGCAAAGGTGGGAAGTGAAAGTGAATTGCGGGGTGAATCTGAAAGGCTTGCGGCAGGTATAAAGGGAGCAGAAAATCTAAAATTGAAATCACCTGTTCTTGCAGGAGTGATGTCAGCAGTTTTCCCGGGAGCAGGTCAGCTTTATGCCGGAAGAAAAAAAGATGCCGCATTCTCACTTATACTTAACGGGCTTTTCACATGGGGGGCAATAGAATCATTTAACCGCGATATTTATGTTGCAGGAGCAATCCTTTCATTTTTTGAGCTTGGCTGGTATTCAGGAAACATTTACAATGCCATATCTGATACTTACAAATACAATAACAATGTAAGAGAGAACTATTTCAAAGAGCTTTCCATGAAAGACCGTGAATCTTCCGTCACAAACTTTTCCCGCCTTGACACTTCTGGCATATTACTGCAGGTGAAATTTTAA
- a CDS encoding thiamine pyrophosphate-binding protein — MKELVKEYLDGKVTRRSFMQGLLAVGFSFQGSNALLNSVASAAETPIQKKSVTGTGGEIAIETVLAGGVEYMFASNGTGLYPIYDALVDRLKPRFILGTEEGQVVAMAEGYHLATGKTAFVNMSRIGLPHASNNLYNAWKDQSSIVVITDAPDSRFDGRNGFEDVDDWLEAVGQFTKWRFMVKHPERIPELVRRAFQLSSMPPGGPSYLMIPTDVLTREGLTAEIPVSHYPEFSTKIEPDKKEIERVAKMLLESKSPLLHVGHEVTRAGAVKDLIELAELLNIPVTQGLSCYKDFPTNHFLFNGGFITGLTYDVNIDLFMNIGGQMPDMSLMARGIPGPLPFGAKIIHARIDSSDIARVNPVDVGIVADVGETIKGIRDAVKSMATAEQLEKIKKGREGKILSFTAKLKAMKEQRIKKNWDKSVISWERLTGEINSIIENDAVIVPEVENPAGSTDIMEFSPDGKACIGWTMGSALGWGHGAAAGVKIAMPDRQVISLIGDGGLMFCGCSALWSMARYEIPVITVVYNNRSYDGPRHRMFGMGRRQGQEGKDMACYLGNPDVDYAGFAKSFGVQGEKVETPAQIKPALERAVAATKRGEPYLIDAVIERLGPGASSTWYPKTSIKDMRTRQV, encoded by the coding sequence ATGAAGGAGCTGGTAAAAGAGTATCTTGACGGCAAAGTGACAAGGCGCAGCTTCATGCAGGGGCTTCTTGCAGTAGGCTTCAGCTTTCAGGGGAGCAATGCTTTGCTCAATTCAGTTGCAAGTGCGGCTGAAACTCCTATCCAGAAAAAAAGCGTTACCGGCACAGGAGGTGAGATAGCTATTGAAACAGTTCTTGCCGGCGGGGTTGAGTATATGTTTGCATCAAATGGCACAGGGCTTTACCCGATTTATGATGCCCTTGTTGACCGGCTCAAGCCGCGCTTTATACTTGGCACGGAAGAGGGTCAGGTAGTTGCAATGGCTGAAGGTTATCACCTTGCCACAGGCAAAACTGCTTTCGTTAATATGTCACGCATCGGGCTTCCTCATGCTTCCAACAATCTCTACAATGCATGGAAAGACCAGTCATCTATTGTCGTAATAACCGATGCACCTGACAGCAGGTTTGACGGAAGGAATGGGTTCGAGGACGTTGATGACTGGCTTGAAGCCGTTGGGCAGTTCACGAAATGGCGATTCATGGTAAAACATCCTGAAAGGATTCCAGAGCTAGTGCGGCGCGCCTTCCAGCTTTCTTCGATGCCGCCCGGAGGTCCTTCCTATCTGATGATTCCCACTGATGTGCTTACGCGCGAGGGTTTGACCGCTGAAATTCCTGTTTCTCATTATCCTGAGTTTTCAACAAAAATAGAGCCTGATAAAAAAGAGATAGAGCGCGTTGCAAAGATGCTTCTTGAATCCAAATCACCGCTCCTCCATGTTGGGCACGAAGTTACAAGAGCCGGAGCAGTAAAAGACCTGATTGAACTTGCCGAACTTTTAAACATACCGGTAACACAGGGGTTGAGCTGCTACAAAGATTTTCCAACTAACCACTTTCTCTTTAATGGAGGATTCATCACAGGACTTACCTATGATGTGAACATAGACCTGTTCATGAATATTGGAGGGCAGATGCCTGACATGAGCCTTATGGCACGCGGGATTCCGGGACCTTTGCCCTTTGGAGCGAAGATAATTCATGCACGTATAGACTCATCAGACATTGCACGGGTAAATCCTGTAGATGTGGGGATTGTGGCTGATGTGGGAGAAACAATAAAAGGGATAAGGGATGCTGTAAAAAGCATGGCTACGGCTGAACAGCTTGAGAAAATAAAAAAGGGAAGGGAAGGAAAAATACTTTCATTTACCGCAAAGCTTAAGGCAATGAAAGAGCAGAGGATAAAGAAGAACTGGGACAAGTCAGTCATATCCTGGGAAAGGCTCACAGGCGAGATTAACAGTATAATAGAGAATGATGCTGTAATAGTCCCTGAAGTTGAAAATCCCGCAGGCTCAACGGATATCATGGAATTTTCCCCAGACGGAAAAGCTTGCATCGGGTGGACTATGGGGTCTGCTCTTGGCTGGGGGCATGGTGCTGCAGCAGGTGTAAAGATTGCGATGCCTGACAGGCAGGTCATATCGCTAATCGGGGACGGTGGGCTTATGTTCTGCGGTTGTTCCGCTCTCTGGAGTATGGCAAGATATGAGATCCCTGTTATCACTGTTGTCTATAACAACCGCAGTTATGACGGACCAAGACACAGGATGTTCGGCATGGGAAGAAGGCAGGGGCAGGAAGGAAAAGATATGGCTTGTTATCTTGGCAACCCTGACGTTGACTATGCGGGGTTTGCGAAAAGTTTTGGTGTACAGGGGGAGAAGGTGGAAACACCAGCCCAGATAAAGCCTGCCCTGGAGCGTGCTGTGGCTGCGACAAAAAGAGGCGAGCCCTATCTTATTGATGCAGTAATCGAAAGACTTGGTCCGGGTGCTTCATCCACATGGTATCCTAAAACATCCATTAAAGATATGCGGACAAGGCAGGTTTAA
- a CDS encoding RNA methyltransferase, producing the protein MTLSSNITFLLVEPKSAGNVGSAARAINNMGFKNLALVNSKAHLEKEAEIFACSGAAVLKKVRSFSEIREAIADAAIVAGTSRRKGKKRGKFIDFEEGIKLIKKTAKKNKVVIVFGREDSGLSNEETEACSLLMTIPTGKKSSSLNLAQAVMLTAYELARENKSAHKEDTLKLSDQERIEVMFRELYNVLTLLGYSSAGNRDLRRSILRTMKDLFTRSGLTAYEVNMFLGLCRQITEKFERR; encoded by the coding sequence ATGACCCTTTCATCCAATATCACTTTTCTCCTTGTTGAACCAAAGAGCGCAGGGAATGTCGGCTCTGCTGCGAGGGCAATCAACAATATGGGATTTAAGAATCTTGCATTGGTGAATTCAAAGGCACATCTGGAAAAGGAAGCTGAGATTTTTGCCTGCAGCGGTGCGGCGGTTCTTAAAAAAGTTCGCTCCTTTTCGGAAATCAGGGAAGCCATTGCTGATGCTGCCATTGTGGCAGGTACATCGAGGAGGAAAGGGAAAAAAAGAGGAAAGTTTATTGACTTCGAAGAAGGAATAAAGCTGATTAAAAAGACAGCAAAGAAGAACAAGGTTGTCATAGTCTTCGGAAGAGAGGATTCAGGCCTTTCAAATGAGGAAACTGAAGCCTGCTCTCTTCTTATGACAATCCCTACGGGGAAAAAGTCTTCGTCTTTAAACCTTGCGCAGGCAGTGATGCTTACTGCTTACGAGCTTGCAAGAGAGAATAAGAGCGCTCATAAAGAAGATACTTTAAAACTTTCAGATCAGGAAAGGATTGAGGTTATGTTCCGTGAGCTTTATAATGTCTTAACCCTTCTTGGTTATTCATCTGCCGGCAATAGGGATCTCCGCAGAAGCATCCTTCGCACCATGAAGGATCTTTTTACCAGAAGCGGGCTTACGGCTTATGAAGTAAATATGTTCCTTGGTTTGTGCAGGCAGATAACTGAAAAGTTTGAAAGGAGATGA
- a CDS encoding mechanosensitive ion channel family protein, with product MLLDRIYYGNSLQAWFIALLLVFVSMVMFRIFRGVILSRLTAYAKSTETQLDDMAVDILKKTKFFIFIFISIYIASLVVVLPPGVSKLIKSIAVTAFLIQVAVWGNAVITYGLSHYLKTKMGDDPAVMTSFGAIGFIARLFMWGIIVLMVLENLGVNITALIAGVGVGGIAIALAAQNILADLFASLSIMFDRPFLVGDSIMVGEHTGTVEHVGLKTTKIRSLSGEQIIISNTDLLKSHIRNYKRMFERRISFHLGVKYETPYEKLEKIPSLIEGIISKYENARFDRAHFKSYGDYALIFEIVYYVTDPDYNKYMDVQQNINLAIFSVFSQNGIEFAYPTQTIYMEGKKKEV from the coding sequence ATGTTGTTAGACAGGATTTACTACGGTAACTCTCTCCAGGCATGGTTCATAGCCCTGCTTTTAGTCTTTGTCTCAATGGTGATGTTCCGGATATTCAGGGGTGTAATTTTATCCCGCCTTACAGCTTATGCAAAATCTACGGAAACTCAACTTGATGATATGGCAGTAGATATCCTCAAGAAAACAAAGTTTTTCATATTCATCTTTATTTCCATATATATTGCATCACTTGTTGTTGTCCTCCCGCCAGGCGTGTCAAAGCTTATTAAAAGTATTGCTGTTACTGCATTTCTTATCCAGGTAGCCGTATGGGGTAATGCAGTCATTACTTATGGATTATCTCATTATCTAAAAACCAAAATGGGTGATGATCCGGCGGTGATGACATCCTTTGGTGCCATAGGATTCATAGCGAGATTGTTCATGTGGGGAATCATTGTCCTTATGGTCCTTGAGAATCTGGGAGTTAATATTACTGCTCTTATTGCCGGTGTCGGAGTAGGCGGAATTGCCATAGCTCTGGCTGCTCAGAATATCCTGGCAGATCTTTTTGCCTCACTTTCCATAATGTTTGACCGTCCATTTTTAGTCGGTGATTCCATAATGGTTGGTGAACATACCGGAACAGTAGAACATGTGGGGCTTAAGACAACAAAAATAAGAAGCCTTTCAGGAGAGCAGATTATTATATCCAATACAGACCTTCTTAAAAGCCATATCAGGAATTACAAGAGGATGTTTGAGCGACGCATTAGTTTCCACCTAGGAGTTAAATATGAAACACCATACGAAAAGCTGGAAAAAATTCCATCATTAATAGAGGGGATTATTTCAAAATATGAAAACGCACGTTTTGACAGGGCGCATTTTAAAAGTTACGGCGATTATGCGCTTATATTTGAGATTGTATATTATGTGACAGACCCTGATTACAACAAATATATGGATGTTCAGCAAAACATCAACCTTGCAATTTTCAGTGTTTTCTCTCAGAACGGGATAGAGTTTGCCTATCCTACACAGACTATATATATGGAAGGAAAGAAAAAAGAGGTTTGA